GCGCAGTGACCGCGTCGGTCAGCAGCGCAACGTACTCATCCGCGTCCAGGTCCACGTACGCGGGCAGCGGAGCTACCGTCAAACTGGCCTCTGCTGGCAGCGGCCCCCGCTCACGAAAGAAGCGCTTGGGCCGCTTATAGGACTCGGCGCGCCCGAGCCGTGCCGGCCGGCTGATGAGCCCGGGCCAGTGATGGTGCTCTGTCACCAGGCCCGCTGCCGCCGGGTTGGTCAGCGTGTAGACGGCCTTGTCGAGCTGGGCTTCAGCATCCACCAGGCGCACGACCGACGGCGGCTCGCTCGCCCAGAGGTTTTCCCAGCGTCCCCAGTGCGCGTTGAGGCACTTCGCCGTGAACTCGAAGAGCCAGCGGCAGAACTCCGGCCGCGTCCCGCGAACGTCGGTGATCACGAGATGCAGGTGATTGGAGAGCACGCAGAAGGCGTGCACCCGCACGCCATAACGTTCGGCCGCGACGGCGAGACAGTAGCCGACAATGCCATTGACCGCGCCCGACGGCCGCAGCAGAAACTGCCGCTGCGCACAGCGGCGCGTCACCATCAGCGTCTCACCAGCGATTACAGGCCGCGGCAGGCTCATGCAGCGCCGGGGCGATTGCAGACGACGTGCCGATCATGCCGCTGCATGATCCTGAACGGTTAGCCCATAGCGCTGCGCCTTCCGTCCGACCTTCGGTCCCGGCCCCGCCGGCAGCCCGGTGGGGCGCCGCAGCAGGGCTACGTCCTGGTTCGCGAGGCGCCGTCGAGCTCGGTTCCAACCCGGAGTCGATCGAGGTAGCCCCGGTACACGAAGGAGCGGTCGCGCTTCTTGCCGGTCGTCTCGACGAGAATGCCCGCGGCCACGAGCAGCTCGATCCCACGTCCCGCGGTGGGCTTGGTGGTCTCCACCAGCTTCATCACGGATGCGACGGTGACGACTGGGTGGCGCGGCAGCAGCTCGAAGAGCCGCAGCGCGACGACGGACATCCCCTCCTGCGCGAGCACGCGTGCGCGATCCGCGGCCACGAGTGCGAAGAGCTCCCGGGCGGACGCGACCGCTTCGTCGGCGATCGTCGCGACCCCGTCGAGGAAGAAGTCGAGCCACCCCTCCCAGTCGCCCTCGACCCGCACCGCGTTGAGGCGACGGTAGTAGTCCTCGCGATGGCGCTTGAAGAAGAGGCTCAGGTAAAGGAGTGGCTTGGTCAGCAGCTTCCAGTGCTCGAGCAGCAACGTCACGAGCAAGCGCCCGATGCGACCGTTGCCGTCGAGGTACGGGTGGATGGTCTCGAACTGCACGTGCAGGAGCCCGGCGCGCACGAGCGGCGGCAGAGAGTCGCCTCCGTGCAGGTACTTCTCGAACGCGCCGAGCACCTCGCCGAGTGCGTGCGGAGGTGGCGGCAGGTACGCGGCGTTGCCGGGGCGGCTTCCACCGATCCAGTTCTGGCTGCGACGCACCTCGCCGGGCAGCTTCTCGGCGCCGCGGACGCCGCGCATGAGCCGCTGGTGCGTCTCGCTCAGGAGGCGCATCGAGAGCGGCAGGCCCTTTGGGTCGGCGAGCTGGGCGCGCGAGTACGCGAGCGCGTCGAGGTAGTTGCACACCTCCTCGACGTCGGCGTTGGGCGCAGCGCTCTGCTCGGCGCCTTCCTGGGCCTCGAACGTGAGCAGGTCGACGAGGGTCGCCTGTGTCCCCTCGATCTGAGACGAGAGCACGGCCTCCTTGCGGACGAACGCGTAGATGAACCAGTCGAGCGACGGGACCATCTCCCCAGCCAGCTCGAGGCGAACGAGCGCTTGCTCAGCTCCACGGAGGCGCTCGGCAAGGGCGGCGTCGACGACGATGGGCGGATCCGCGGGCGGCAGCGCGTACGGGAAGAAGGCCGCGACCTCCTCCCCACCCACGGTGGCCCGCTCGTATCGTCCGGTGACTCGTCTGGGCATGTCGGCTCCGCTCGGAACGCCCGCTTGACCAGGTGCGCAGGCTAGGAAAGCTGGCGTTACTAGGCCGACTCGCTAGGAACGAATCCTTTACCAGCGCC
This genomic stretch from Pseudomonadota bacterium harbors:
- a CDS encoding Fic family protein, giving the protein MPRRVTGRYERATVGGEEVAAFFPYALPPADPPIVVDAALAERLRGAEQALVRLELAGEMVPSLDWFIYAFVRKEAVLSSQIEGTQATLVDLLTFEAQEGAEQSAAPNADVEEVCNYLDALAYSRAQLADPKGLPLSMRLLSETHQRLMRGVRGAEKLPGEVRRSQNWIGGSRPGNAAYLPPPPHALGEVLGAFEKYLHGGDSLPPLVRAGLLHVQFETIHPYLDGNGRIGRLLVTLLLEHWKLLTKPLLYLSLFFKRHREDYYRRLNAVRVEGDWEGWLDFFLDGVATIADEAVASARELFALVAADRARVLAQEGMSVVALRLFELLPRHPVVTVASVMKLVETTKPTAGRGIELLVAAGILVETTGKKRDRSFVYRGYLDRLRVGTELDGASRTRT